One Astatotilapia calliptera chromosome 1, fAstCal1.2, whole genome shotgun sequence DNA segment encodes these proteins:
- the sltm gene encoding SAFB-like transcription modulator isoform X2, which translates to MASGAISTECKKISELRVVDLKSELKRRNLDTFGVKSVLVARLRQAIEDEGGDPENIQLQLSAETPTRKGGKAKGKKVDSDLDNTVEDDSFSKEAEEYESEKDVTDTDDGIRENSKPPPCEDSLAHSEAEPETDAVAAEADSEPEPEVDAEPEADPDAEPDADEDPEVEPEVAEMDAEAMNSSKEAEEDHLSVSIPNEDAITLDVDGDDLLETGKHVKLPDPEAEKGNDEPEASAEMSPDDDMKAKESEGHKDGKKDDGSRGEPMKKDGRDATKKAETGDKEKDSGKKGPCTTGASGQAKSSSRDRDGKAAKDEKGAVSGNNTASSSRNIWVSGLSSNTKAADLKNLFGKYGKVLSAKVVTNARSPGSKCYGLVTMSSSTEVARCISHLDCTELHGQQIYVERAKNDPFKKEPSKKEAEEKANEKRNSTGMKATNKPQASYKKEDKKVDKLSEKDKDVSKKQDARSGKSSSVSSGSGHEGAKSPSKMMVVDHNKGESSFGKMRPFRRGKYFDKPFVNMNFQRRPRSLIPPEELEMMKDKMRPFMKKGEERDILPFEKIKEQKEQRMRERMARMERVRRAVELRKRREIAEHERRERERIRLLREREERENLLRERQRLEMERQKLERERLERERLERERIRIEQERRKEAERMAREREELRRQQEQLRFEQEKRNNLKRGREVEHGRRDDSYWNGNKKIQPDARLNQGSNYNRQQNRFTNFTPRERGRFPETASQPPNTYDRRNRFDGEPEVKKSRPAPHREGSGFDRYHKNFETVRRAEPPPPPRAELRDTDRRDRDDRRPAPMHDRPMGARGAMPGMSHNRAPRDGGHGWKNDGGINSNKGDMRGPMRMRAERSGRDGPGVGPGPALRGGHSINRERSFNDRDERRPMVMSDQPFSSGRQVVVERHGREQGMRKEWHGGSSSQGGGFSDNRRMGDSRSAMMPPSSHSSSGMSRIVQITNNSIPSGGTVGGFKTFKGTPRQF; encoded by the exons ATGGCGTCGGGTGCCATTTCAACCGAGTGCAAGAAGATATCGGAATTAAGAGTTGTTGATCTTAAATCTGAGCTCAAGCGAAGAAATTTGGACACCTTTGGTGTGAAGAGTGTTCTTGTCGCGCGACTTAGACAG GCTATTGAGGATGAAGGTGGCGACCCAGAAAACATTCAGCTCCAGCTCTCAGCTGAAACACCAACTCGCAAAGGCGGAAAAGCTAAAG GAAAGAAAGTGGATTCGGATTTGGACAACACCGTGGAAGATGACAGTTTTTCCAAG gAGGCTGAAGAGTATGAGTCAGAAAAGG ATGTAACTGATACAGATGATGGTATTCGTGAAAATTCTAAGCCTCCACCCTGTGAGGACAGCCTCGCTCACTCTGAGGCTGAACCCGAGACAGACGCTGTGGCGGCTGAGGCTGATTCAGAGCCTGAGCCAGAGGTGGACGCTGAGCCCGAGGCCGATCCCGATGCTGAACCAGACGCGGATGAGGATCCAGAGGTCGAGCCTGAAGTGGCTGAGATGGATGCTGAAGCCATGAATTCCTCTAAAGAAGCCGAGGAGGATCACCTATCCGTCTCAATCCCAAACGAAGATGCCATCACTCTGGATGTTGATGGTGACGACCTCCTGGAAACAGGTAAACATGTGAAACTTCCAGATCCAGAGGCAGAGAAGGGCAATGATGAGCCAGAGGCCTCTGCTGAGATGAGCCCAGACGATGACATGAAAGCGAAAGAGTCGGAGGGCCACAAAGATGGTAAGAAGGACGATGGATCCCGTGGCGAGCCCATGAAGAAAGACGGCCGAGACGCCACGAAGAAAGCTGAAACGGGTGATAAAGAGAAGGATTCTGGGAAGAAAGGCCCCTGCACTACTGGGGCATCAGGTCAAGCAAAGAG CTCTTCAAGAGACAGAGATGGAAAAGCTGCAAAAGATGAAAAGG GAGCTGTGAGCGGCAACAACACTGCCAGCTCGTCTCGTAACATTTGGGTGAGCGGCCTTTCTTcaaacaccaaagcagctgatcTGAAAAACCTTTTTGGCAAATATGGCAAG GTTTTAAGTGCCAAGGTGGTTACGAACGCTCGCAGTCCTGGTTCGAAATGTTACGGCTTGGTGACGATGTCGTCCAGCACAGAGGTGGCACGCTGCATCTCCCACCTGGACTGCACAGAGCTTCATGGACAGCAGATATATGTTGAAAGG gccAAAAATGATCCATTCAAAAAGGAGCCCTCAAAGAAAGAAGCAGAGGAGAAGGCAAATGAAAAGCGCAATTCCACCGGGATGAAGGCGACTAACAA GCCACAGGCGTCCtacaaaaaagaagacaagaaaGTTGATAAACTCTCTGAAAAGGACAAAGACGTATCCAAGAAGCAAGATGCCAGAAGCGGAAAATCCAGCTCCGTTTCATCTGGTTCAGGACACGAAG gggCAAAGAGCCCAAGCAAGATGATGGTGGTAGATCACAACAAGGGAGAGTCTAGTTTTGGCAAAATGAGACCTTTCAGAAGGGGAAAGTATTTTGACAAA CCTTTTGTTAACATGAACTTTCAAAGACGGCCAAGAAGTTTGATTCCTCCCGAGGAG CTGGAGATGATGAAAGATAAAATGCGACCTTTTATGAAAAAGGGGGAGGAGCGGGACATCTTACCTTTTGAGAAAATCAAGGAGCAGAAGGAGCAGAGGATGCGTGAAAGGATGGCTCGTATGGAGCGTGTCCGCAGAGCCGTGGAGTTGCGCAA GCGCCGTGAAATTGCAGAACATGAACGTCGGGAGCGTGAGCGTATCCGCCTGTTGCGGGAGCGTGAAGAGCGGGAGAACCTTCTCCGGGAGCGCCAGAGACTGGAGATGGAGAGGCAAAAACTGGAACGGGAGCGCTTGGAAAGGGAGAGGCTTGAGAGGGAGAGAATTCGTATAGAGCAG gaaaGGAGGAAGGAAGCGGAGCGCATGGCTCGTGAGCGCGAGGAACTGCGGaggcagcaggagcagcttcGCTTTGAgcaagaaaagagaaacaacctgaagagaggCCGTGAAGTGGAACACGG TCGACGAGACGACTCCTATTGGAACGGCAACAAGAAGATACAGCCTGACGCCCGTTTGAATCAAGGCTCAAACTACAACAGGCAGCAGAACCGCTTTACAAACTTCACTCCCCGAGAGAGAGGCCGCTTCCCCGAGACCGCCAGCCAACCACCCAACACGTATGACAG ACGAAACCGGTTTGACGGCGAGCCTGAGGTGAAGAAGAGTCGGCCTGCTCCTCACAGAGAAGGCTCCGGCTTTGATCGCTACCACAAAAACTTTGAAACGGTCCGCAGAGCTGAGCCGCCACCACCTCCACGCGCTGAACTTCGGGACACCGACCGCCGGGACAGAGACGACAGACGCCCCGCTCCCATGCACGATCGCCCTATGGGAGCAAGAGGCGCAATGCCGGGCATGTCGCACAATCGCGCACCGAGGGATGGAGGGCATGGATGGAAGAATGACGGCGGGATAAACTCCAATAAGGGAGATATGCG CGGGCCTATGCGCATGCGTGCAGAGCGATCGGGCAGGGATGGCCCAGGTGTCGGTCCAGGTCCTGCTCTCAGAGGAGGCCACTCCATCAACCGTGAAAGGAGCTTTAATGATCGAGATGAAAGAAGACCCATGGTGATGAGTGATCAG CCTTTCAGCTCGGGTCGCCAGGTCGTAGTGGAACGTCACGGCAGGGAGCAGGGAATGAGGAAGGAGTGGCACGGTGGCTCAAGCTCCCAGGGTGGAGGCTTTTCCGATAATCGCAGGATGGGGGACTCTCGGAGCGCCATGATGCCGCCTTCCAG TCACTCTTCGTCTGGAATGAGCCGAATTGTACAGATCACCAACAACTCCATCCCCAGTGGTGGCACTGTGGGCGGATTCAAAACCTTCAAAGGAACGCCGCGGCAGTTCTAA
- the sltm gene encoding SAFB-like transcription modulator isoform X1 — MASGAISTECKKISELRVVDLKSELKRRNLDTFGVKSVLVARLRQAIEDEGGDPENIQLQLSAETPTRKGGKAKGKKVDSDLDNTVEDDSFSKEAEEYESEKDVTDTDDGIRENSKPPPCEDSLAHSEAEPETDAVAAEADSEPEPEVDAEPEADPDAEPDADEDPEVEPEVAEMDAEAMNSSKEAEEDHLSVSIPNEDAITLDVDGDDLLETGKHVKLPDPEAEKGNDEPEASAEMSPDDDMKAKESEGHKDGKKDDGSRGEPMKKDGRDATKKAETGDKEKDSGKKGPCTTGASGQAKSSSRDRDGKAAKDEKGAVSGNNTASSSRNIWVSGLSSNTKAADLKNLFGKYGKVLSAKVVTNARSPGSKCYGLVTMSSSTEVARCISHLDCTELHGQQIYVERAKNDPFKKEPSKKEAEEKANEKRNSTGMKATNKPQASYKKEDKKVDKLSEKDKDVSKKQDARSGKSSSVSSGSGHEGAKKDDRKHGRAKSPSKMMVVDHNKGESSFGKMRPFRRGKYFDKPFVNMNFQRRPRSLIPPEELEMMKDKMRPFMKKGEERDILPFEKIKEQKEQRMRERMARMERVRRAVELRKRREIAEHERRERERIRLLREREERENLLRERQRLEMERQKLERERLERERLERERIRIEQERRKEAERMAREREELRRQQEQLRFEQEKRNNLKRGREVEHGRRDDSYWNGNKKIQPDARLNQGSNYNRQQNRFTNFTPRERGRFPETASQPPNTYDRRNRFDGEPEVKKSRPAPHREGSGFDRYHKNFETVRRAEPPPPPRAELRDTDRRDRDDRRPAPMHDRPMGARGAMPGMSHNRAPRDGGHGWKNDGGINSNKGDMRGPMRMRAERSGRDGPGVGPGPALRGGHSINRERSFNDRDERRPMVMSDQPFSSGRQVVVERHGREQGMRKEWHGGSSSQGGGFSDNRRMGDSRSAMMPPSSHSSSGMSRIVQITNNSIPSGGTVGGFKTFKGTPRQF; from the exons ATGGCGTCGGGTGCCATTTCAACCGAGTGCAAGAAGATATCGGAATTAAGAGTTGTTGATCTTAAATCTGAGCTCAAGCGAAGAAATTTGGACACCTTTGGTGTGAAGAGTGTTCTTGTCGCGCGACTTAGACAG GCTATTGAGGATGAAGGTGGCGACCCAGAAAACATTCAGCTCCAGCTCTCAGCTGAAACACCAACTCGCAAAGGCGGAAAAGCTAAAG GAAAGAAAGTGGATTCGGATTTGGACAACACCGTGGAAGATGACAGTTTTTCCAAG gAGGCTGAAGAGTATGAGTCAGAAAAGG ATGTAACTGATACAGATGATGGTATTCGTGAAAATTCTAAGCCTCCACCCTGTGAGGACAGCCTCGCTCACTCTGAGGCTGAACCCGAGACAGACGCTGTGGCGGCTGAGGCTGATTCAGAGCCTGAGCCAGAGGTGGACGCTGAGCCCGAGGCCGATCCCGATGCTGAACCAGACGCGGATGAGGATCCAGAGGTCGAGCCTGAAGTGGCTGAGATGGATGCTGAAGCCATGAATTCCTCTAAAGAAGCCGAGGAGGATCACCTATCCGTCTCAATCCCAAACGAAGATGCCATCACTCTGGATGTTGATGGTGACGACCTCCTGGAAACAGGTAAACATGTGAAACTTCCAGATCCAGAGGCAGAGAAGGGCAATGATGAGCCAGAGGCCTCTGCTGAGATGAGCCCAGACGATGACATGAAAGCGAAAGAGTCGGAGGGCCACAAAGATGGTAAGAAGGACGATGGATCCCGTGGCGAGCCCATGAAGAAAGACGGCCGAGACGCCACGAAGAAAGCTGAAACGGGTGATAAAGAGAAGGATTCTGGGAAGAAAGGCCCCTGCACTACTGGGGCATCAGGTCAAGCAAAGAG CTCTTCAAGAGACAGAGATGGAAAAGCTGCAAAAGATGAAAAGG GAGCTGTGAGCGGCAACAACACTGCCAGCTCGTCTCGTAACATTTGGGTGAGCGGCCTTTCTTcaaacaccaaagcagctgatcTGAAAAACCTTTTTGGCAAATATGGCAAG GTTTTAAGTGCCAAGGTGGTTACGAACGCTCGCAGTCCTGGTTCGAAATGTTACGGCTTGGTGACGATGTCGTCCAGCACAGAGGTGGCACGCTGCATCTCCCACCTGGACTGCACAGAGCTTCATGGACAGCAGATATATGTTGAAAGG gccAAAAATGATCCATTCAAAAAGGAGCCCTCAAAGAAAGAAGCAGAGGAGAAGGCAAATGAAAAGCGCAATTCCACCGGGATGAAGGCGACTAACAA GCCACAGGCGTCCtacaaaaaagaagacaagaaaGTTGATAAACTCTCTGAAAAGGACAAAGACGTATCCAAGAAGCAAGATGCCAGAAGCGGAAAATCCAGCTCCGTTTCATCTGGTTCAGGACACGAAGGTGCAAAGAAGGATGACAGAAAGCATGGCC gggCAAAGAGCCCAAGCAAGATGATGGTGGTAGATCACAACAAGGGAGAGTCTAGTTTTGGCAAAATGAGACCTTTCAGAAGGGGAAAGTATTTTGACAAA CCTTTTGTTAACATGAACTTTCAAAGACGGCCAAGAAGTTTGATTCCTCCCGAGGAG CTGGAGATGATGAAAGATAAAATGCGACCTTTTATGAAAAAGGGGGAGGAGCGGGACATCTTACCTTTTGAGAAAATCAAGGAGCAGAAGGAGCAGAGGATGCGTGAAAGGATGGCTCGTATGGAGCGTGTCCGCAGAGCCGTGGAGTTGCGCAA GCGCCGTGAAATTGCAGAACATGAACGTCGGGAGCGTGAGCGTATCCGCCTGTTGCGGGAGCGTGAAGAGCGGGAGAACCTTCTCCGGGAGCGCCAGAGACTGGAGATGGAGAGGCAAAAACTGGAACGGGAGCGCTTGGAAAGGGAGAGGCTTGAGAGGGAGAGAATTCGTATAGAGCAG gaaaGGAGGAAGGAAGCGGAGCGCATGGCTCGTGAGCGCGAGGAACTGCGGaggcagcaggagcagcttcGCTTTGAgcaagaaaagagaaacaacctgaagagaggCCGTGAAGTGGAACACGG TCGACGAGACGACTCCTATTGGAACGGCAACAAGAAGATACAGCCTGACGCCCGTTTGAATCAAGGCTCAAACTACAACAGGCAGCAGAACCGCTTTACAAACTTCACTCCCCGAGAGAGAGGCCGCTTCCCCGAGACCGCCAGCCAACCACCCAACACGTATGACAG ACGAAACCGGTTTGACGGCGAGCCTGAGGTGAAGAAGAGTCGGCCTGCTCCTCACAGAGAAGGCTCCGGCTTTGATCGCTACCACAAAAACTTTGAAACGGTCCGCAGAGCTGAGCCGCCACCACCTCCACGCGCTGAACTTCGGGACACCGACCGCCGGGACAGAGACGACAGACGCCCCGCTCCCATGCACGATCGCCCTATGGGAGCAAGAGGCGCAATGCCGGGCATGTCGCACAATCGCGCACCGAGGGATGGAGGGCATGGATGGAAGAATGACGGCGGGATAAACTCCAATAAGGGAGATATGCG CGGGCCTATGCGCATGCGTGCAGAGCGATCGGGCAGGGATGGCCCAGGTGTCGGTCCAGGTCCTGCTCTCAGAGGAGGCCACTCCATCAACCGTGAAAGGAGCTTTAATGATCGAGATGAAAGAAGACCCATGGTGATGAGTGATCAG CCTTTCAGCTCGGGTCGCCAGGTCGTAGTGGAACGTCACGGCAGGGAGCAGGGAATGAGGAAGGAGTGGCACGGTGGCTCAAGCTCCCAGGGTGGAGGCTTTTCCGATAATCGCAGGATGGGGGACTCTCGGAGCGCCATGATGCCGCCTTCCAG TCACTCTTCGTCTGGAATGAGCCGAATTGTACAGATCACCAACAACTCCATCCCCAGTGGTGGCACTGTGGGCGGATTCAAAACCTTCAAAGGAACGCCGCGGCAGTTCTAA